A section of the Pochonia chlamydosporia 170 chromosome 2, whole genome shotgun sequence genome encodes:
- a CDS encoding small nucleolar ribonucleoprotein complex component (Utp5) (similar to Metarhizium acridum CQMa 102 XP_007808125.1) has protein sequence MSTKRKVPAKLAAPVVKSAAKLPTKNTIDESRTSVAAPDVVQGSQVETIEISSDSASDEEFTDEEDAAAVEQTNGDKPPLKAPVVTKLNGKPKNDDAEAEESDEEGTSPSFGELLRGNDAIDVPALLQQSMSGTVTTQPARTAIVPPSHQSLTTVLTQALKTDDTELLESCLHTPDVTTVRNTIETIDSSLAGILLNKLAARLYRRPGRAGNLMAWVQWTLIAHGGALASQPKVVHSLNNLQKVLAERAKGLNSLLALKGKLDMLELQMRLRRKMQRQTGLVGPGDDAEEDDDVIWVEGETDPISRKDLANGGRSRRDDDEDDDVPMINGIGDSEDEEEDSDVQEDDDSEAAEESLDEDEVDHEDVDDSAGEEEESDAEAAPPSKMQKVGKSFSKRK, from the coding sequence ATGTCGACGAAGCGAAAAgtgccagccaagctggcTGCGCCGGTTGTAAAATCGGCCGCAAAACTCCCCACAAAGAACACCATTGACGAATCTCGGACATCCGTCGCCGCACCTGACGTCGTCCAAGGCTCGCAGGTTGAAACCATTGAAATCTCCTCTGATTCCGCCAGCGACGAGGAGTTTaccgacgaagaagacgccgCCGCGGTAGAACAGACCAATGGCGATAAACCGCCGCTCAAGGCACCCGTCGTGACCAAATTAAACGGCAAGCCTAAAAATGACGATGCGGAAGCAGAAGAGTCTGACGAGGAAGgaacatcaccatcattcGGCGAGCTCTTACGAGGAAACGACGCCATCGATGTTCCAGCCCTCCTTCAGCAATCCATGTCAGGAACCGTGACGACACAACCCGCCCGAACGGCCATTGTGCCACCCTCTCACCAATCTCTCACCACTGTCTTGACACAGGCTCTAAAAACGGACGACACCGAACTCCTCGAATCATGCTTGCACACCCCAGATGTCACCACCGTCCGAAATACCATCGAAACAATAGACAGCTCCCTCGCCGGGATtctcctcaacaagctcgCCGCCCGGTTATATCGCCGGCCCGGCCGCGCCGGAAATCTCATGGCCTGGGTGCAATGGACGCTCATCGCACACGGCGGCGCACTGGCATCACAGCCCAAAGTCGTACACAGTCTGAATAACCTGCAGAAGGTGCTGGCAGAGCGAGCCAAGGGGCTGAACAGTCTCCTCGCGCTCAAGGGTAAACTCGACATGCTGGAACTGCAAATGAGGCTACGGCGCAAGATGCAACGACAAACTGGCCTCGTGGGGCCTGGCGACGAcgctgaggaggatgacgatgttATCTGGGTGGAGGGCGAGACGGACCCCATTAGCAGGAAGGACCTCGCTAATGGCGGTAGGTCAAGAcgggatgatgatgaggatgatgatgttcccATGATTAATGGGATTGGAGATTcggaagacgaggaggaggattcGGATGTGCAGGAGGATGATGATAGTGAAGCGGCGGAGGAGTCGttggacgaagatgaagttgatcACGAGGATGTAGATGATTCAGCgggcgaagaggaagaaagTGATGCTGAGGCAGCGCCGCCTTCAAAAATGCAGAAAGTAGGCAAGTCGTTTTCAAAGAGGAAATGA